Proteins encoded together in one Chroicocephalus ridibundus chromosome 13, bChrRid1.1, whole genome shotgun sequence window:
- the YWHAH gene encoding 14-3-3 protein eta translates to MGDREQLLQRARLAEQAERYDDMASAMKSVTELNEPLSNEDRNLLSVAYKNVVGARRSSWRVISSIEQKTMADGNEKKLEKVKAYREKIEKELETVCNDVLALLDKYLIKNCNDFQYESKVFYLKMKGDYYRYLAEVAAGEKKNSVVEASEAAYKEAFEISKEHMQPTHPIRLGLALNFSVFYYEIQNAPEQACLLAKQAFDDAIAELDTLNEDSYKDSTLIMQLLRDNLTLWTSDQQDEEAGEGNN, encoded by the exons ATGGGGGACcgagagcagctgctgcagcgagCCCGCCTGGCCGAGCAGGCGGAGAGATACGACGACATGGCCTCGGCCATGAAGTCG GTAACTGAGCTGAATGAGCCTCTGTCAAATGAGGATAGAAACCTGCTGTCTGTAGCCTACAAGAATGTGGTTGGAGCTAGACGGTCTTCCTGGCGTGTCATCAGCAGCATAGAGCAGAAGACCATGGCAGATGGGAATgagaagaagctggagaaggtTAAAGCTTATAGGGAGAAGATAGAAAAAGAGCTTGAGACAGTCTGCAATGATGTTTTGGCTCTCCTAGATAAATACTTGATCAAGAACTGCAATGACTTCCAGTATGAGAGCAAGGTCTTTTATCTGAAAATGAAAGGGGATTACTACCGCTATTTGGCAGAAGTTGCTGCTGGAGAGAAGAAGAACAGTGTTGTGGAAGCCTCAGAAGCTGCCTATAAAGAGGCTTTTGAAATCAGCAAAGAGCACATGCAGCCCACTCACCCAATTAGGCTTGGGCTGGCACTCAATTTCTCGGTATTCTACTATGAAATCCAGAATGCTCCTGAGCAGGCCTGCCTTTTAGCCAAACAAGCCTTTGATGATGCCAtagcagagctggacacactaaATGAGGATTCCTACAAGGACTCCACTCTCATCATGCAGTTACTTCGAGATAACCTCACTCTGTGGACGAGTGACCAGCAAGATGAAGAAGCAGGAGAGGGCAATAATTAA
- the ANHX gene encoding anomalous homeobox protein isoform X1 — MRMKRFMAMLNRNKNKDPPPTKLLELAGQLCQDLQGSSSLEKLVGAVMGCKHKMYFLTNVHIVRACVFVHIHNGQHDAACRLLECCKAEEKEELVQLWHEIHYRRVMEKHHTDFLTPLQKFRCRKRNPPPISLCPEGLKNRNYSEEVRQQLHRFAAEVTTNPNKKQREGLARDMNLQPTQVYNWFANYRRRQKSCLPRKEKLNNLCPERALTCHAKEQQDKGSYTPQTADGSCVGTVSEQMEITLMPCDPGWEQSAADLDKPPQGTYLKMLESSFTQSSALYEARTSKPFTTHNMEQPVAFCTEAVLEPGTCFNAAVLQPRGAAGSTDASSQLDNFVLCSCGCFTFPDERLPTWQPPCSTRGVSGSVWTSSIEVPVRVCLASLSAHLFLHPAWKKARPWDKARFRRIRLVTQ, encoded by the exons ATGAGGATGAAGCGGTTCATGGCCATGTTAAACAGGAACAAAAACAAGGATCCCCCGCCAAccaagctgctggagctggcgggACAGCTTTGCCAGGACCTCCAGGGCTCTTCTAGTCTGGAGAAGCTTGTTGGGGCCGTGATGGGATGCAAACACAAGATGTATTTTCTCACTAACGTCCACATTGTCCGAGCTTGCGTGTTCGTTCACATCCATAATGGGCAGCACGACGCAGCCTGCAGACTCCTGGAG TGTTgcaaggcagaagagaaggaggagctggtgcAACTTTGGCATGAGATTCACTACCGGAGGGTTATGGAGAAACACCACACGGATTTTCTGACACCACTGCAGAAATTCCGTTGCAGGAAGAG GAATCCTCCACCTATTTCCCTTTGTCCTGAAGGTCTGAAGAATCGAAACTATTCAGAGGAAGTACGCCAGCAACTGCACAGGTTTGCTGCAGAGGTGACAACAAATCCAAACAAGAAACAGCGG GAGGGATTGGCTCGGGATATGAACCTGCAGCCAACTCAGGTCTATAATTGGTTTGCAAATTATCGACGACGACAAAAATCCTGCCTCCCTCGTAAGGAAAAGCTCAACAACTTGTGTCCTGAGAGGGCTTTGACATGCCACGCAAAGGAGCAGCAGGATAAAGGATCCTACACTCCACAAACTGCAG ATGGATCTTGTGTAGGCACCGTCTCTGAGCAAATGGAGATAACCCTCATGCCCTGTGACCCAGGGTGGGAGCAGTCAGCTGCAGATCTGGATAAGCCTCCTCAAGGAACATATTTAAAGATGCTGGAATCCAG CTTTACGCAGAGCAGTGCGCTGTATGAAGCGAGGACAAGCAAGCCTTTCACCACTCACAACATGGAACAACCCGTAGCTTTTTGCACTGAGGCTGTGCTGGAACCAGGAACCTGCTTCAACGCCGCTGTCCTGcagcccagaggagcagcaggcagTACTGatgccagctcccagctggatAACTTTGTCCTGTGCTCTTGCGGGTGCTTTACCTTCCCAGATGAACGGCTGCCCACGTGGCAGCCCCCTTGCAGCACCAGAGGAGTCTCTGGCTCCGTGTGGACCTCAAGCATAGAAG TTCCTGTCAGAGTGTGTTTGGCAAGCCTCAGTGCCCACCTGTTCCTGCACCCTGCATGGAAGAAAGCCAGGCCTTGGGACAAAGCCAG GTTCCGGAGGATCCGGTTGGTGACCCAGTAA
- the ANHX gene encoding anomalous homeobox protein isoform X2 has protein sequence MRMKRFMAMLNRNKNKDPPPTKLLELAGQLCQDLQGSSSLEKLVGAVMGCKHKMYFLTNVHIVRACVFVHIHNGQHDAACRLLECCKAEEKEELVQLWHEIHYRRVMEKHHTDFLTPLQKFRCRKRNPPPISLCPEGLKNRNYSEEVRQQLHRFAAEVTTNPNKKQREGLARDMNLQPTQVYNWFANYRRRQKSCLPRKEKLNNLCPERALTCHAKEQQDKGSYTPQTADGSCVGTVSEQMEITLMPCDPGWEQSAADLDKPPQGTYLKMLESSFTQSSALYEARTSKPFTTHNMEQPVAFCTEAVLEPGTCFNAAVLQPRGAAGSTDASSQLDNFVLCSCGCFTFPDERLPTWQPPCSTRGVSGSVWTSSIEVSSLV, from the exons ATGAGGATGAAGCGGTTCATGGCCATGTTAAACAGGAACAAAAACAAGGATCCCCCGCCAAccaagctgctggagctggcgggACAGCTTTGCCAGGACCTCCAGGGCTCTTCTAGTCTGGAGAAGCTTGTTGGGGCCGTGATGGGATGCAAACACAAGATGTATTTTCTCACTAACGTCCACATTGTCCGAGCTTGCGTGTTCGTTCACATCCATAATGGGCAGCACGACGCAGCCTGCAGACTCCTGGAG TGTTgcaaggcagaagagaaggaggagctggtgcAACTTTGGCATGAGATTCACTACCGGAGGGTTATGGAGAAACACCACACGGATTTTCTGACACCACTGCAGAAATTCCGTTGCAGGAAGAG GAATCCTCCACCTATTTCCCTTTGTCCTGAAGGTCTGAAGAATCGAAACTATTCAGAGGAAGTACGCCAGCAACTGCACAGGTTTGCTGCAGAGGTGACAACAAATCCAAACAAGAAACAGCGG GAGGGATTGGCTCGGGATATGAACCTGCAGCCAACTCAGGTCTATAATTGGTTTGCAAATTATCGACGACGACAAAAATCCTGCCTCCCTCGTAAGGAAAAGCTCAACAACTTGTGTCCTGAGAGGGCTTTGACATGCCACGCAAAGGAGCAGCAGGATAAAGGATCCTACACTCCACAAACTGCAG ATGGATCTTGTGTAGGCACCGTCTCTGAGCAAATGGAGATAACCCTCATGCCCTGTGACCCAGGGTGGGAGCAGTCAGCTGCAGATCTGGATAAGCCTCCTCAAGGAACATATTTAAAGATGCTGGAATCCAG CTTTACGCAGAGCAGTGCGCTGTATGAAGCGAGGACAAGCAAGCCTTTCACCACTCACAACATGGAACAACCCGTAGCTTTTTGCACTGAGGCTGTGCTGGAACCAGGAACCTGCTTCAACGCCGCTGTCCTGcagcccagaggagcagcaggcagTACTGatgccagctcccagctggatAACTTTGTCCTGTGCTCTTGCGGGTGCTTTACCTTCCCAGATGAACGGCTGCCCACGTGGCAGCCCCCTTGCAGCACCAGAGGAGTCTCTGGCTCCGTGTGGACCTCAAGCATAGAAG TCTCCAGTCTTGTTTGA